In one window of Candidatus Lernaella stagnicola DNA:
- a CDS encoding sensor domain-containing diguanylate cyclase, translating into MSDNHFYRDLLESLYDGVYFVDHNRRIQYWNRAAEELSGFGSAEVVGHSCADNLLCHVDADGNQLCFGGCPLHATLQDGLPREVDVFLHHKDGHRVPVNVRVSPRRDKDGNIIGAVEVFRDNRQKIELIDQLVQLEREAMIDPLTGLPNRRATGRVLDGRFGEYERLRWPFGVMFFDVDHFKTFNDSYGHEAGDAVLKMVAGTLRGASRSYDFPGRWGGEEFVVVAANVDRSAMEGLAERFRMLVAESFLPWNEKKLSVTVSVGASLVKDSDDAETLVSRADELMYRSKKKGRNRVSVD; encoded by the coding sequence ATGAGTGACAACCATTTCTATCGCGATTTGTTGGAATCGCTATACGACGGCGTGTACTTCGTCGACCACAATCGCCGTATTCAATATTGGAACCGAGCTGCCGAAGAGCTTTCCGGCTTCGGCTCCGCCGAGGTTGTGGGCCACAGTTGCGCCGATAACCTGTTGTGCCATGTGGATGCGGACGGTAACCAATTGTGCTTCGGGGGGTGCCCCTTGCATGCCACTCTTCAAGACGGGCTACCGCGCGAGGTCGACGTGTTTTTGCATCATAAAGACGGCCACCGCGTGCCGGTCAACGTACGGGTCAGCCCTCGTCGCGACAAAGACGGCAACATCATCGGCGCCGTCGAGGTATTTCGCGACAACCGCCAGAAAATCGAACTAATCGATCAGTTGGTGCAGCTCGAGCGAGAGGCGATGATCGATCCATTAACCGGCTTGCCCAACCGCCGTGCCACCGGCCGGGTCCTTGATGGGCGGTTCGGCGAATACGAACGATTGCGCTGGCCCTTCGGCGTGATGTTTTTCGACGTCGACCATTTTAAAACATTCAACGACAGCTATGGTCACGAGGCCGGCGACGCCGTCCTGAAAATGGTGGCCGGAACCTTACGCGGCGCGAGCCGTTCCTATGATTTTCCGGGCCGTTGGGGCGGCGAAGAATTCGTCGTTGTGGCCGCCAACGTGGACCGCAGCGCGATGGAGGGATTGGCTGAGCGCTTTCGCATGCTGGTGGCCGAGTCTTTCTTGCCGTGGAACGAAAAAAAGCTCTCGGTTACCGTCTCGGTCGGCGCCAGCTTGGTGAAGGATTCCGACGACGCCGAAACGCTCGTGAGTCGCGCCGACGAGTTGATGTATCGCAGTAAGAAGAAGGGCCGCAATCGCGTTAGTGTGGATTGA
- the pseI gene encoding pseudaminic acid synthase — translation MNTTVRVSDREIGPGLPTFIIAEMSANHGHDYERAVQVIRAAKQAGADAIKLQTYTPDTMTLDCRGEHFTVQGTAWHGRNLYELYGEAYTPWEWQPKLQEVAREEGLIFFSTPFDATAVDFLEELQVPVFKVASFEIVDIPLLLKIAATGKPVIMSTGMATLAEITEAVTALADGGCRDLVLLKCTSAYPASPEEMHLRTITDLRERFGVPIGLSDHTLEVTMPAAAVALGACVVEKHFTLDRGSGGPDSHFSLQPDEFAAMVKAVRTVEKALGEVRYGVKGEEDKQVMFRRSVFVAQDIRAGETLTPENVRVVRPGVGLHPRDYAAVLGKRAAVDIKRGTPLSWEMVERES, via the coding sequence ATGAACACGACGGTGCGCGTGAGCGATAGAGAAATCGGGCCGGGGCTTCCGACCTTCATCATCGCGGAGATGTCGGCCAATCACGGCCACGATTACGAACGCGCGGTGCAAGTCATTCGCGCCGCCAAGCAGGCCGGCGCCGATGCGATCAAGCTGCAGACCTACACGCCCGACACGATGACATTGGACTGCCGCGGCGAGCATTTCACCGTGCAGGGAACCGCGTGGCACGGCCGCAACCTGTACGAGTTGTACGGCGAGGCGTACACGCCGTGGGAATGGCAGCCGAAACTGCAAGAAGTGGCGCGCGAGGAAGGGCTGATTTTCTTCTCGACGCCGTTTGATGCGACGGCCGTGGATTTTCTCGAAGAATTGCAGGTGCCGGTATTCAAAGTGGCGTCGTTTGAGATCGTCGATATCCCGCTACTGCTGAAAATCGCCGCGACCGGCAAGCCCGTGATTATGTCGACGGGCATGGCGACACTCGCCGAGATTACCGAAGCCGTGACGGCGCTCGCGGACGGCGGCTGCCGCGACTTGGTGCTGCTCAAGTGCACGAGCGCGTATCCCGCCTCGCCCGAAGAGATGCACCTGCGCACGATCACCGATTTGCGCGAACGCTTCGGCGTTCCCATCGGCCTTTCCGATCACACCCTCGAAGTGACGATGCCCGCCGCGGCGGTGGCCCTGGGCGCGTGTGTGGTCGAGAAACACTTCACCCTCGATCGCGGAAGCGGCGGACCGGATAGTCATTTTTCCCTGCAGCCCGATGAGTTCGCGGCGATGGTCAAAGCGGTGCGCACCGTGGAGAAGGCGCTGGGCGAAGTGCGCTACGGCGTCAAGGGTGAGGAAGACAAGCAGGTGATGTTCCGCCGGTCGGTGTTCGTGGCGCAGGATATTCGCGCCGGGGAAACGTTGACTCCCGAAAACGTGCGCGTCGTGCGACCGGGTGTCGGGCTGCACCCGCGCGACTACGCAGCGGTGCTCGGCAAACGCGCCGCCGTAGATATCAAGCGCGGCACACCGCTTTCGTGGGAGATGGTCGAGCGCGAGTCGTAA
- a CDS encoding DUF2961 domain-containing protein, with protein sequence MRRLFIAVLLLIAAVPAAGQVNGLDRMTDLWALPEIELGVHSFGASSFDRSGRNNDGFTSVFSRLYRRPDMHVLFDAEGPGCVYRMWFTLLNEWANLVIYVDDMDTPVVDFDHQGLFAGQCAPFAPPLTWDDDASSGGFVNYVPICYQDRLVIGTTGRIFFYNFNAQQYPPGTPVDAFSGEENYDEARALYDPDAAGQDPKDTTGVAYAATSVTVPCGGAVTLLEAEGAGQIASLRLTPNAFDNDLLTDVRLVAVFDGALEPTVDVPLGLFFGADHAGYDVTSLLVGQFEGTLYSFFPMPYFTAAKISLINDGDNSRVFTIEVGVSDAVPDDYAGTFTATVSESRPPQMGADHPFLRTGGQGKIVGVVQISGADYGRGYLEGDERFYPDGLRTPTLHGTGTEDYYNGGWYFDRGMFSLPTHGFPMHVREGDWDTAGMYRLHVGDALTYFNGVVFSIEHDSANGLTDEDYRSVTFHYHVDEPALVLEATFDVGEPEAENRFAYYGTDDAPTGYDLFCYEGDHDLDPIIDSGYRSAGRVGFTAAVNPHNDGLRIVRRRDQLLGREAVRVVVDGQDVGLWRSAYRNIFKRWRDEVFDIPAAFTRGKSQVDIELVNVPIQRAASFSQYRYWIYSWKRPLLTRLTQLTLGAPVTQLVVGEAVALDVRGEYPTGRAVCVAGWVDYELSPPGLAEVNHGTLMALTPGNVTVLARTGEMTSNPLNITITAGESDDDDNDNDGPTDDNDGPTDDDDDNNDNAGASTSDDNNDDADGCGR encoded by the coding sequence ATGCGACGTCTCTTCATTGCTGTTTTGTTGTTGATCGCGGCGGTCCCGGCTGCCGGGCAGGTTAACGGGTTGGATCGCATGACCGACCTGTGGGCGCTGCCGGAAATCGAACTCGGCGTTCACTCCTTTGGCGCCTCCAGTTTCGACCGCTCCGGCAGGAACAACGACGGTTTCACCAGCGTCTTTTCACGCCTCTACCGGCGGCCCGATATGCATGTGCTCTTCGATGCCGAGGGGCCCGGTTGCGTGTATCGCATGTGGTTCACGTTATTGAACGAATGGGCGAACCTCGTGATCTACGTCGATGACATGGACACGCCGGTCGTCGACTTCGACCACCAGGGATTGTTCGCCGGGCAATGCGCTCCTTTCGCGCCGCCGCTTACCTGGGACGACGACGCCTCCAGCGGGGGGTTCGTCAACTACGTGCCGATTTGTTACCAGGACCGCCTGGTGATCGGCACGACCGGGCGTATATTCTTCTACAACTTCAACGCGCAGCAATACCCGCCCGGCACGCCGGTCGACGCATTCTCCGGCGAGGAAAACTACGATGAGGCCCGCGCGTTGTACGATCCCGACGCCGCCGGACAAGACCCCAAGGACACCACCGGCGTGGCGTACGCGGCCACGAGCGTGACGGTCCCCTGTGGCGGCGCGGTCACGCTGCTGGAGGCCGAGGGCGCGGGGCAAATCGCGTCGTTACGACTCACGCCCAACGCGTTCGACAACGACCTGCTGACCGATGTGCGTCTCGTGGCCGTCTTCGACGGTGCGCTGGAGCCGACGGTCGATGTGCCGCTGGGGCTGTTTTTCGGCGCGGACCATGCCGGTTACGACGTGACGTCCCTGCTTGTCGGGCAGTTCGAGGGCACGCTCTATTCCTTTTTCCCGATGCCCTATTTCACCGCCGCGAAGATTTCCTTGATCAACGACGGTGACAACTCCCGCGTGTTCACCATCGAAGTCGGCGTGAGTGACGCCGTCCCGGACGATTACGCGGGAACGTTCACGGCCACGGTTTCCGAGAGCCGCCCGCCGCAGATGGGCGCCGACCACCCCTTTCTGCGCACCGGCGGGCAGGGGAAGATCGTGGGCGTCGTGCAGATCTCCGGCGCCGATTACGGTCGCGGCTACTTGGAGGGGGACGAGCGCTTCTATCCCGACGGCCTGCGCACGCCTACGCTGCACGGCACGGGCACCGAGGACTATTACAACGGCGGGTGGTATTTCGACCGCGGCATGTTCTCGCTGCCGACCCACGGCTTCCCCATGCACGTGCGGGAAGGCGACTGGGATACCGCAGGGATGTATCGGTTGCATGTGGGCGACGCGCTCACCTATTTCAACGGCGTCGTCTTCTCCATCGAGCACGATTCGGCGAACGGCTTGACCGATGAAGATTACCGCAGCGTCACCTTTCATTACCACGTGGATGAGCCCGCGCTGGTGCTGGAGGCGACCTTCGACGTCGGCGAACCCGAGGCGGAAAACCGCTTCGCCTATTACGGCACGGACGATGCGCCCACCGGCTACGACTTGTTTTGCTACGAGGGCGATCACGATCTGGATCCGATCATCGACTCGGGGTACCGCTCGGCGGGGCGCGTCGGCTTCACGGCGGCGGTCAATCCGCATAACGACGGCCTGCGCATCGTGCGACGCCGCGACCAGCTATTGGGTCGCGAGGCAGTGCGGGTGGTGGTCGACGGGCAGGATGTCGGCCTGTGGCGATCGGCGTATCGCAATATCTTCAAGCGGTGGCGCGACGAGGTTTTCGACATACCGGCGGCGTTCACGCGCGGCAAATCGCAAGTTGATATCGAACTGGTCAACGTGCCGATTCAGCGGGCCGCGTCTTTCTCGCAGTACCGCTATTGGATTTATTCTTGGAAGCGGCCGCTGTTGACGCGGCTCACGCAGCTAACGCTCGGCGCGCCGGTGACGCAGCTTGTGGTGGGCGAGGCTGTGGCGTTGGACGTGCGCGGCGAGTATCCCACCGGCCGGGCGGTGTGCGTCGCGGGTTGGGTGGATTACGAATTGTCGCCGCCGGGTTTGGCGGAAGTGAACCACGGCACGCTTATGGCGCTTACGCCGGGCAACGTGACGGTCTTGGCCCGCACCGGCGAGATGACGAGCAATCCGCTGAACATCACCATCACCGCGGGCGAGTCCGACGACGACGACAATGATAACGACGGCCCCACCGACGATAACGACGGCCCCACCGACGATGACGACGACAACAACGACAATGCCGGAGCGTCAACCTCGGACGACAACAACGACGACGCCGACGGTTGCGGACGCTAG